The following proteins come from a genomic window of Terribacillus aidingensis:
- the ade gene encoding adenine deaminase → MNTVGKRTKLYEAAKRLGEVALGKRPADLIIRDGVLVNVFTGELLEHTDVVVSGDRIALVGKALKEHEGPDTKVIEANGQYLVPGLIDGHMHVESTMLSVTEFSKAALAKGTTTVFMDPHEIANVFGIEGVRYMHEEGQQLPLKVYTTFPSCVPATDDLEDAGASLSVADIQEGLTWENVQGLGEVMNFPGVVYGDSKMHGEIAETIKAGKTVTGHFPSEDPYALQAYIAAGVTSDHETIAKEDALAKLRAGLHVQIREGSAWRDVKEVIKVITEYNVDTRNISLVTDDVYPETLITKGHMNHVVRRAIEEGLDPVTAIQLATINSARYFHMENDIGSISAGKFADLLLIEDLQQMEAATVIADGSIQFENGELQQAFPTYTYPDAVRSSVHLAREMKADDFLHHTDRSDGDVKVNVVRAIEGSARTEKMTAILQVQDGAVQIDKEQDIIHLACIERHKGTGQISNVFVHGFQFQHGAVASTVAHDSHNLLVMGVNREDMAIAANRLAEIGGGLVAVRDGEVLAELPMPIAGLMSDQPLETVVEQVSSLVKAWENLGCSITDPIMTFSLIALAVIPEIRVTNRGLADVTTFELIDVVISD, encoded by the coding sequence TTGAACACAGTGGGAAAAAGAACGAAATTATATGAAGCAGCAAAACGATTAGGTGAGGTTGCATTAGGAAAGCGTCCCGCTGATTTGATTATCCGAGATGGTGTGCTAGTCAACGTATTCACAGGAGAACTGCTGGAGCATACCGATGTTGTCGTATCAGGCGACCGGATAGCACTGGTCGGAAAAGCATTGAAAGAGCATGAAGGACCTGACACAAAAGTGATAGAAGCAAATGGACAATACCTAGTACCAGGGCTGATCGACGGTCATATGCATGTGGAAAGTACGATGCTTTCCGTGACGGAATTTTCCAAGGCAGCACTTGCAAAAGGTACAACTACTGTATTCATGGACCCTCATGAAATTGCGAACGTGTTCGGTATTGAAGGTGTTCGTTACATGCACGAGGAAGGGCAGCAGCTGCCATTGAAAGTGTATACGACGTTCCCGTCATGTGTACCGGCAACAGATGATTTGGAAGATGCAGGAGCAAGCCTCTCTGTAGCAGATATACAGGAAGGACTTACGTGGGAGAATGTCCAAGGACTGGGAGAAGTAATGAACTTCCCTGGTGTCGTTTATGGAGATAGCAAAATGCATGGCGAAATAGCGGAGACAATCAAAGCAGGGAAGACAGTTACCGGCCATTTCCCTTCAGAGGATCCGTATGCGCTGCAAGCATATATTGCAGCAGGTGTTACATCCGATCATGAAACAATTGCCAAAGAAGATGCATTGGCTAAGCTTCGTGCAGGGTTGCACGTGCAGATTCGCGAAGGTTCAGCTTGGCGTGACGTGAAGGAAGTAATCAAGGTAATCACGGAGTATAATGTCGACACACGCAATATTTCGCTGGTGACGGATGACGTTTATCCGGAAACATTGATTACAAAAGGACATATGAACCACGTTGTCCGCCGAGCGATTGAGGAAGGGCTTGATCCTGTGACAGCAATCCAGCTGGCTACGATCAACTCGGCTCGATATTTCCATATGGAAAATGATATTGGCAGCATCAGTGCTGGTAAATTTGCGGATTTGCTTCTAATAGAGGATTTGCAGCAGATGGAAGCAGCTACTGTTATTGCGGATGGAAGCATCCAATTTGAAAATGGTGAGCTGCAGCAAGCATTCCCTACATACACATATCCGGATGCTGTGCGAAGCTCCGTTCATCTAGCGCGTGAAATGAAAGCCGACGATTTTCTTCACCATACAGATCGCTCAGACGGTGACGTAAAAGTAAATGTCGTCAGAGCAATTGAAGGAAGTGCGCGAACAGAGAAGATGACAGCCATCTTACAGGTGCAGGATGGGGCTGTACAGATCGATAAGGAACAGGACATCATCCATTTAGCATGTATCGAGCGGCATAAAGGAACCGGCCAAATATCCAATGTATTTGTCCACGGCTTCCAGTTCCAGCATGGAGCAGTAGCTTCGACGGTGGCACATGATAGTCATAATCTGCTTGTCATGGGCGTAAATCGAGAGGATATGGCCATCGCTGCAAACCGACTGGCAGAAATCGGCGGCGGGCTTGTTGCTGTACGGGATGGCGAAGTTTTAGCAGAATTACCGATGCCGATTGCCGGACTGATGTCCGATCAGCCATTGGAAACAGTCGTTGAACAAGTAAGTAGTCTGGTGAAAGCCTGGGAAAACCTCGGGTGCAGCATAACGGATCCGATTATGACATTCTCCTTGATTGCTTTGGCGGTTATTCCAGAAATTCGCGTAACAAACCGAGGTCTTGCAGATGTCACCACATTCGAGCTGATTGATGTGGTTATATCTGATTAA
- a CDS encoding amidase: MEGKTVRELVTAIKDKEISPVEVASYYLDQTERKNGEINAFVTMNDELLAEAKEAEAAVMRGEETGLLHGIPVGIKDLTPVKGMRTTFGSPAYRNHIADRDATIVKRLRQAGALIMGKTNTPEFGHKGTTDNMVFGATVNPWDHTKTAGGSSGGAAAAVAAGMVPLAEGSDGGGSIRIPASLCGVFGFKPTYGRIPMDNNLGNVFGSSSPFVNHGPLSNHPDDSALFLEAVQGPSTTDPFSLPLLDSHIGSSYLEEQAQGLRIAYTPDFGMYAVDPEVKKVVEATFDNWRSLGMSIETVDLNFDMDRHEFNGFFTSMWYASSAAGSAKLLETNPEWVSDSYRDMIEKGKPLMASDYRAYERNRSTVWNRLQTVLQDYDLVLSPTLAVPAFDYHLLGPSVIDGQQVKEDADWMMTHAYNVTGLPAASLPAGLSQGRLPIGMQLAANRFQDARVLHAAKAYMDAYPLR, encoded by the coding sequence GTGGAAGGCAAAACAGTACGCGAATTAGTGACGGCTATCAAAGATAAGGAAATCTCACCAGTTGAGGTTGCTTCTTATTATTTGGATCAGACAGAGCGTAAAAACGGCGAGATTAATGCGTTCGTTACCATGAATGATGAGCTGCTTGCGGAGGCGAAAGAGGCAGAAGCGGCAGTGATGCGCGGCGAAGAGACAGGGCTCTTGCATGGTATTCCAGTCGGGATCAAAGATCTTACTCCGGTAAAAGGTATGCGTACCACGTTTGGTTCACCGGCTTATAGGAATCATATTGCTGATCGGGACGCTACGATCGTCAAGCGTCTGCGCCAAGCGGGTGCTCTGATCATGGGCAAGACGAACACGCCTGAATTTGGTCATAAAGGTACGACGGATAATATGGTTTTCGGTGCGACTGTGAATCCTTGGGATCATACCAAGACAGCAGGCGGATCAAGCGGCGGGGCCGCTGCAGCTGTTGCAGCAGGAATGGTGCCGCTGGCAGAGGGAAGCGATGGAGGAGGCTCCATTCGAATTCCGGCCAGCCTTTGCGGTGTATTTGGCTTTAAGCCGACATATGGCCGTATTCCGATGGATAACAATCTAGGTAATGTATTTGGATCAAGTTCTCCGTTCGTCAATCATGGACCGCTCTCCAATCATCCAGATGACAGTGCGCTTTTCCTTGAGGCAGTTCAGGGTCCGTCCACAACAGATCCTTTCAGTCTGCCGCTTCTGGATAGTCATATCGGCTCTTCCTATTTGGAGGAACAAGCTCAAGGTTTGCGTATCGCCTATACACCGGACTTCGGCATGTATGCTGTGGATCCAGAAGTGAAGAAAGTTGTCGAAGCAACATTTGATAATTGGCGGTCGCTCGGAATGTCTATTGAGACAGTAGATCTTAATTTTGACATGGATAGACATGAATTCAATGGATTCTTTACAAGTATGTGGTATGCGTCTTCAGCAGCAGGCAGTGCCAAATTGCTTGAAACCAATCCAGAATGGGTGTCAGATTCCTATCGCGATATGATCGAAAAAGGCAAGCCATTGATGGCCTCGGATTATCGTGCATACGAAAGAAATCGCTCGACAGTTTGGAACAGGCTTCAGACGGTACTCCAGGATTACGACTTGGTGCTGTCGCCGACACTGGCAGTTCCAGCATTCGACTATCATTTGTTAGGTCCGTCTGTCATTGATGGGCAGCAAGTAAAGGAAGATGCAGACTGGATGATGACACATGCTTACAATGTGACTGGTCTTCCGGCAGCTTCCCTGCCAGCAGGTCTATCACAAGGGCGCTTGCCGATCGGCATGCAGCTAGCTGCCAACCGATTTCAGGATGCCCGTGTGCTTCATGCAGCCAAAGCTTATATGGACGCCTATCCACTACGTTAG
- a CDS encoding Na+/H+ antiporter family protein, producing the protein MNAVVLAVIAVLVLSLLRINVVFSLILGSLIGGLVGGLGIDGTLSAFTDGVGGGANVALSYAMLGGFAVAIASTGLPEAMVRGIISISGKKDTAYAKKRTRALILILILIMACFSQNVIPVHIAFIPLLIPPLLKIMNELQIDRRLTATILTFGLVTPYMLLPAGYGQIFHEIVATNMTASGMEVNPDQIPTAMLIPSLGMVAGLIIALFSYRKPRQYQTVELPVPDEVKEENVNLKRSTLIFSILSIVAALAVQIWTDSMVFGALAGIIVLYVTRTLKWKEADTILTNGMRLMAFIGFVMISASGFSSVIGATGDVESLVETAAKAIHGSQALGALMMLVVGLLVTMGIGSSFSTVPVIATIFVPLAIELGFSPMAIIALVGTAGALGDAGSPASDSTLGPTSGLNADGQHDHMWDTVVPTFLHYNLPVIVFGWVAAMIL; encoded by the coding sequence GTGAACGCAGTTGTTTTAGCAGTTATCGCAGTGCTGGTCCTCAGTTTACTGCGAATCAATGTCGTTTTTTCTTTGATATTAGGATCTCTTATCGGCGGATTAGTCGGAGGGCTTGGAATAGATGGAACGCTTAGTGCGTTCACAGATGGTGTAGGAGGAGGCGCAAATGTCGCCTTAAGCTATGCAATGCTCGGTGGATTTGCTGTGGCAATTGCTAGCACAGGTCTTCCGGAGGCGATGGTGAGAGGCATCATTTCCATTAGTGGAAAGAAAGACACAGCTTACGCTAAGAAGCGTACACGTGCACTTATTCTTATCTTGATCTTGATCATGGCTTGCTTTTCACAAAATGTCATACCGGTGCATATCGCTTTTATCCCATTATTGATTCCGCCGCTTTTGAAGATCATGAATGAATTGCAAATTGACCGCCGCTTGACGGCTACCATTTTGACATTTGGTTTGGTAACGCCATACATGCTTCTGCCAGCAGGCTATGGTCAGATTTTTCATGAAATCGTAGCAACGAATATGACAGCCAGTGGTATGGAAGTGAATCCGGATCAAATCCCGACTGCAATGCTTATTCCATCCTTGGGAATGGTGGCAGGTCTGATTATTGCACTATTTTCTTATCGAAAACCAAGACAGTATCAAACTGTCGAACTGCCAGTCCCAGATGAAGTGAAAGAAGAGAATGTGAATCTGAAACGTTCTACCTTAATCTTTTCCATTTTATCCATTGTTGCAGCACTAGCCGTTCAGATTTGGACTGACTCCATGGTATTCGGTGCTTTGGCCGGTATTATCGTGCTCTATGTTACAAGAACACTCAAATGGAAAGAAGCGGATACAATCTTGACCAACGGCATGCGCCTGATGGCTTTTATTGGATTCGTAATGATCTCCGCTTCCGGTTTCTCCAGCGTAATTGGTGCTACTGGAGATGTTGAATCGCTGGTCGAAACTGCAGCAAAAGCAATTCATGGCAGCCAGGCTCTTGGTGCATTGATGATGCTAGTTGTTGGCTTGCTTGTAACTATGGGAATTGGGTCTTCATTCTCAACAGTGCCAGTCATCGCAACGATCTTTGTACCTTTGGCAATCGAACTAGGCTTCAGTCCGATGGCGATCATTGCACTTGTTGGTACAGCAGGTGCCCTTGGTGACGCTGGTTCACCTGCCTCTGACAGTACGCTCGGACCAACGTCGGGTCTGAATGCGGATGGACAGCATGACCATATGTGGGATACAGTCGTCCCGACGTTCCTCCACTACAACCTGCCTGTCATCGTCTTCGGCTGGGTTGCTGCAATGATCCTCTGA